The Solibacillus isronensis sequence GTTCAAGCTGTTCATACACAACCGTTCGTTCAATATGCAAAGCATTCGGATAAACCGTGCGGACAAGTTCGGCAGCACCTTTCACATAATGTTCATCCTGTAATTTAACAAATACATAATCGTCATTTACTTTATGCTGCAATATATCCTCAAGCATTCCCGTCACGACACGCATGTCCCGTATTGGTGTAAGCAATCTTTTTTCAATCGCTATTGTTCCGTCTTCTTTTAAATCCACAATTAAAAATCCCTTATTATGTGTCACTTCAGATTCTGAATACTTAAGTGGCGATCCTGAATATTGAATGTTCTCGTTTGCAACAAAGTGCGCCTGATGTAAATGTCCTAACGCTGTATAACAGAACGGTTCGAATAATGCTGAGCTGATACATTCCGTCCCGCCAATTGTCAATTTACGTTCAGAGTCACTCGTATTCGGCTCGGGCATTCCGTCCTTTGTAATGAAAGCATGACCGATGATAATATTGCGTTTCGTATAATCCATTGTCTGCTTAATCTGTTCAATGATTTTCGCCATTGCCGCTTCATGCGATGTAATGGATTGATCGTCAAATACTGCCCGAACAATTGACGGCTCTGCAAAAGGAACTAAATAAAAGTGAACTTCCCCATATTTATCATGCATGATGACTGGATCGATATTCTGTTCTAAATGACCGACGATATGTAAACCGCTCGCCTTCATAAATTCACTGCCAAAATTTAAACGTGTAGCGCTATCATGATTTCCAGCGATTGCTAAAATCGGTGTTTTTTCATCGACTAAAATTTCTTTTAATGTTTTATTTAAAAGTTGGATCGCATCTATCGGTGGCACTGACCGATCATACAAATCCCCGGCTATAATAATGACATCCGGTTTTTCTTTTCTAATTTCTTCGATAAACTGTTCAAGCACAAATTGCTGGTCTTTCGTCATCGATACACCTTGTACTATTTTTCCTAAATGCCAATCTGCTGTGTGAAAAATTTTCATGAATACCGCCTCCTATCTTATAACTATAAGTGTACATGAGGGAAAATAAAAAAACCATATCGTACGAATATTCGTTCGTACGATATGAGCCAGTAATTGAACACAAAAAAGCATTCCTTCAAGAAATTCTTGATGGAATACTTTTTTTATACAAATATCGGTATCGGTTGATTCAGTGTATGCAGTGCGATATATGGTACTTCTTCTAAAGCTGACTTACTTTGCAGCTGCAGTATTTCTTCAAATGTTTTCGGGTTTGGGGCTGGCATTGCATCGATTGGCAAAATGAGTGCCTCATTCCCGCTATAACTTTTCAACATTTCATTAGCCATTATACGGTACCCAAGCTGGTTTGGATGCACATCCGCCACATTCGGCAAATATGTTGTGCGCTGCTGTTCAAATACTTCATAAACATCCACAAATATATAGCCTGCTGTTTCTGTTTCCTGCTTCAGTATTGTATTTAAAAGCTGTACGGCCTCTACCGCTCCACCTGCCTGTTCTTTATGAACACTAGCATAAGGGAAATAGTAGCCAAGTACATACACTGTCGCTTTCGGTGACTTTTCACTAATTAACGAAAGTAGCTCTCCCATTTGGGTACGCACTTCATTTAATGCGAAATTTGCACTAAGCTGACTAAAAGCGAGCGTTCCCTGTTGTGGATTATGTGTAATAAGCGGCAGTAAATTATTCGCTCCTGCTGACAGTGTGATTAATGTTGCTTCACTTAACAAAGGTGCAGCCTTTTCAGACTGAACGGTTTCAATCACATTT is a genomic window containing:
- a CDS encoding SGNH/GDSL hydrolase family protein — protein: MRKIIFSLIFCIVLFPTAALANEREVYIALGDSLAAGQTPYSQIDAGYTDYIALQLERHGKLGHFSKELTFPGYRVGNVIETVQSEKAAPLLSEATLITLSAGANNLLPLITHNPQQGTLAFSQLSANFALNEVRTQMGELLSLISEKSPKATVYVLGYYFPYASVHKEQAGGAVEAVQLLNTILKQETETAGYIFVDVYEVFEQQRTTYLPNVADVHPNQLGYRIMANEMLKSYSGNEALILPIDAMPAPNPKTFEEILQLQSKSALEEVPYIALHTLNQPIPIFV
- a CDS encoding exonuclease SbcCD subunit D, with the translated sequence MKIFHTADWHLGKIVQGVSMTKDQQFVLEQFIEEIRKEKPDVIIIAGDLYDRSVPPIDAIQLLNKTLKEILVDEKTPILAIAGNHDSATRLNFGSEFMKASGLHIVGHLEQNIDPVIMHDKYGEVHFYLVPFAEPSIVRAVFDDQSITSHEAAMAKIIEQIKQTMDYTKRNIIIGHAFITKDGMPEPNTSDSERKLTIGGTECISSALFEPFCYTALGHLHQAHFVANENIQYSGSPLKYSESEVTHNKGFLIVDLKEDGTIAIEKRLLTPIRDMRVVTGMLEDILQHKVNDDYVFVKLQDEHYVKGAAELVRTVYPNALHIERTVVYEQLEQHATTMNRVQMDDSELFELFYTEMTGKPLSDEIKEIYTDVLEQLIENEREKQEVL